Proteins from a genomic interval of Providencia stuartii:
- a CDS encoding 4-oxalomesaconate tautomerase has product MKKIPCMLMRGGTSKGVFLLADDLPQNIQERDELILAIMGSGHALQIDGIGGGSPQTSKVAIISRSSHPDADIDYLFAQVSITDRLVDTAPNCGNILCAVGSYAIEKGLIPVTGDETIIRIRNINTHTFVNATVQTPNGQVLYEGSTTIASVPGQAAPISLTFLNACGTKTGKLLPTGHEIDIFDGVEVSCIDMAMPVVLIDAPQLNKTGYETAEQLEADETFMQRLESIRQQAGLAMGLGDVSQKVIPKPILVSPAIHGGTVNVRYFMPHKCHGALAVTGAIAIATGTILENSVIKRYLSQKVDMQHISIEHLSGHFDVSLNQRGHFPEGLQASIIRTARKLFAGDVYVP; this is encoded by the coding sequence ATGAAAAAAATACCTTGTATGTTGATGCGCGGAGGCACATCTAAAGGCGTATTTTTATTAGCGGATGACTTACCCCAAAATATCCAAGAACGTGATGAACTCATATTAGCCATTATGGGGTCAGGTCATGCCTTGCAAATTGATGGTATTGGAGGAGGCAGCCCACAAACCAGTAAAGTTGCGATTATCAGTCGTTCATCTCACCCTGATGCAGATATTGATTATTTATTTGCACAAGTATCGATTACCGATCGTCTTGTTGATACGGCACCGAACTGCGGCAATATACTCTGTGCGGTAGGTTCATATGCGATAGAAAAAGGTTTAATACCGGTTACAGGCGATGAAACGATCATTCGTATTCGCAACATCAATACTCATACCTTCGTCAATGCCACAGTGCAAACGCCAAATGGACAAGTGTTGTACGAGGGAAGTACGACTATCGCCAGTGTGCCGGGCCAGGCAGCACCGATTTCCCTCACCTTTTTAAATGCATGTGGCACCAAAACAGGAAAATTGCTCCCCACTGGGCACGAAATCGATATTTTTGATGGGGTGGAGGTGAGTTGCATCGATATGGCGATGCCCGTTGTTTTAATCGATGCTCCACAACTGAATAAAACAGGTTATGAAACGGCGGAGCAGCTTGAAGCAGACGAGACGTTTATGCAACGCTTAGAAAGCATTCGCCAGCAAGCAGGCCTTGCAATGGGGTTAGGTGATGTGAGCCAAAAAGTTATCCCTAAACCCATATTAGTCTCCCCAGCTATTCATGGCGGAACCGTCAACGTACGCTACTTTATGCCACATAAATGCCATGGTGCACTGGCTGTCACTGGTGCTATTGCCATTGCAACCGGCACTATTTTAGAAAACAGTGTGATAAAACGATATTTATCTCAAAAAGTCGATATGCAGCACATCTCTATCGAACATTTAAGTGGGCATTTTGATGTGTCTCTCAATCAGCGAGGACATTTCCCTGAAGGATTACAAGCCTCAATTATCAGAACAGCAAGAAAACTATTTGCTGGGGATGTCTATGTCCCTTAA